The following coding sequences are from one Zalophus californianus isolate mZalCal1 chromosome 15, mZalCal1.pri.v2, whole genome shotgun sequence window:
- the KIFBP gene encoding KIF-binding protein — MANPPWAEIREKFQAALALSRVELHKNPEKEPYKSKYGARALLEEVKALLGPAPEDEDERPQAEDGLGAGDHALGPPAEVVEAEGPIAQGAVRLAVIEFHLGVNHIDTEELSAGEEHLVKCLRLLRKYRLSQDCVSLYIQAQNNLGILWSEREEIETAQAYLESSEALYNQYMKEIGSPPLDPTEHFLPEEEKLTEQERSKRFEKVYTHNLYYLAQVYQHMEMFEKAAHYCHSTLKRQLEHNAYHPIEWAINAATLSQFYINKLCFMEARHCLSAANVIFGQTGKISTTEDTTEAEGDVPELYHQRKGEIARCWIKYCLTLLQNAQLSMQDNIGELDLDKQSELRALRKKELDEEERMRKKAVQFGAGELCDAISAVEEKVSYLRPLDFEEARELFLLGQHYVFEAKEFFQIDGYVTDHIEVVQDHSALFKVLAFFETDMERRCKMHKRRIAMLEPLIVDLNPQYYLLVNRQIQFEIAHAYYDMMDLKVAIADKLRDPDSHIVKKINNLNKSALKYYQLFLDSLRDPNKVFPEHIGEDVLRPAMLAKFRVARLYGKIITADPKKELENLATSLEHYKFIVDYCEKHPEAAQEIEVELELSKEMVSLLPTKMERFRTKMALT, encoded by the exons ATGGCGAATCCTCCGTGGGCCGAGATTCGTGAGAAATTTCAGGCCGCGCTGGCCCTGTCGCGGGTGGAATTGCATAAAAACCCCGAGAAAGAACCCTATAAGTCCAAGTACGGCGCCCGAGCACTGCTGGAAGAGGTCAAGGCGCTGTTGGGCCCCGCGCCTGAGGACGAGGATGAGCGGCCTCAGGCGGAGGACGGCTTGGGCGCGGGGGACCACGCCCTGGGGCCGCCGGCCGAAGTGGTGGAGGCCGAGGGGCCCATCGCCCAGGGAGCAGTGAGGCTGGCGGTGATCGAGTTCCACCTCGGTGTGAACCACATCGACACCGAGGAGCTGTCGGCGGGGGAGGAGCATCTGGTGAAATGCCTGAGGCTGCTGCGCAAGTACCGGCTGTCGCAGGACTGCGTCTCCCTCTACATCCAGGCGCAG aatAACCTGGGTATCTTGTGgtctgaaagagaagaaattgaaaCTGCACAGGCTTATCTAGAATCATCAGAAGCACTGTATAACCAGTATATGAAAGAG ATTGGGAGTCCTCCTCTTGATCCTACTGAGCATTTTCTTCCTGAAGAAGAGAAACTTACTGAACAAGAGAGATCAAAAAG ATTTGAGAAGGTTTATACTCATAACCTCTATTACCTGGCTCAAGTCTACCAGCATATGGAAATGTTTGAGAAGGCTGCTCATTATTGTCACAGTACCCTAAAACGGCAGCTTGAACACAATGCCTACCATCCTATAGAGTGGGCTATTAATGCTGCTACCTTGTCGCAATTTTACATCAATAAG CTGTGTTTTATGGAGGCCAGGCACTGTTTATCTGCTGCTAATGTCATTTTTGGTCAAACTGGAAAGATCTCAACAACAGAAGACA CTACTGAAGCTGAGGGAGATGTGCCAGAGCTTTATCatcaaagaaaaggagaaatagcaaGATGCTGGATCAAGTATTGCTTGACTCTCCTGCAGAATGCCCAGCTTTCCATGCAG gacaACATAGGAGAGCTTGATCTTGATAAACAGTCTGAACTTAGagctttaaggaaaaaagaactaGATGAGGAAGAAAGGATGAGGAAGAAAGCTGTACAGTTTGGAGCTGGTGAGCTGTGTGACGCCATCTCTGCGGTGGAAGAGAAAGTGAGCTACCTGAGACCTCTAGATTTTGAAGAAGCCAGAGAACTGTTCTTACTGGGTCAGCACTATGTCTTTGAGGCAAAAGAGTTCTTTCAGATTGATGGTTATGTCACTGACCATATCGAAGTGGTCCAGGACCACAGTGCTCTGTTTAAGGTACTTGCCTTCTTTGAAACCGATATGGAGAGACGGTGCAAGATGCATAAACGGAGAATAGCCATGCTAGAGCCCCTCATTGTGGACCTGAACCCGCAGTATTACCTGTTGGTCAACAGGCAGATTCAATTTGAGATTGCACATGCGTACTATGATATGATGGATTTGAAGGTTGCCATTGCTGACAAGCTGAGGGACCCCGATTCacacattgtaaaaaaaataaataatctcaatAAGTCAGCATTGAAATACTACCAGCTCTTCTTAGACTCCCTGAGAGACCCGAATAAAGTCTTTCCTGAGCATATTGGGGAAGATGTTCTTCGCCCTGCCATGCTAGCTAAATTTCGAGTTGCCCGTCTCTATGGGAAAATCATCACTGCAGATCCCAAGAAAGAGCTAGAAAATTTGGCAACATCATTGGAACATTACAAATTTATTGTTGATTACTGTGAAAAGCACCCTGAGGCTGCCCAGGAAATAGAAGTTGAGTTAGAACTTAGTAAAGAGATGGTGAGTCTTCTTCCAACAAAAATGGAGAGATTCAGAACCAAGATGGCCTTGACTTAA